The Siniperca chuatsi isolate FFG_IHB_CAS linkage group LG9, ASM2008510v1, whole genome shotgun sequence genome includes a region encoding these proteins:
- the znf574 gene encoding zinc finger protein 574 isoform X3 has protein sequence MSEDAMESSSVYMCFPCYQEFNTLEEVLEHQLTCTAEDEQPDTSGTTPVTVPLLQTRQQVINISKTVAVPQTQVQAGHSSVQPVKSALKQATDQPRILYQCGDCDELFKSLDLWQQHRKEETCQQSASESKSKPDSQLEPETASAQSSSSTLNPDDSSLSQSETSKNLKPEPEEKSVAEEERQQVADTTSAQSSDPAVSEVPPSTSNPEDSSPRKRGANKKPKPEPVLLCVDCGSCFGLVSELVAHRKTQHGFEEALHRCSVCGESFLNTTLFLYHRKQHRQKGEEKVVVVPEETSEEVCTQSNGTDGQGQDATPSTTCVTSKFTQPELFMCTQCGQSFSDEAGLVTHRKQKHDLKEPLHSCPHCGESFMNTTQYLYHRRQHRFTSGTEVADGAETGDETATTIPQDIPQSSKRLLSPPASASESVSPLPKRSRPSFRILSGVNVLKGNKGSGTREDSEGSTAADSDNTNHPPPAKLLQDWARTPLPHVCPYCGKTFTRRVFLRTHVYSHTGEKLFTCKVCTKSFTNSQSLLRHSMSHTGDKPFSCDVCDKNFSQAATLKRHQRIHTSTLPRRKRGRKPVCTLDNEGAAHLFPCPHCPSRFNTEDQLNHHKLLHTSHPFPCPECGEAFKRRKDLDLHSLTHQDKQPATCLHCSSQFVNQSVLEIHMQRCPTTEEEKNTGRGRGQGRGRSTGQIECDLCGHRCMTQEGLDLHRLSHTGQTPLKCPVRPCRRRFTSNSALEEHVLAHFQGTLSKSRNRPRFRCQICHKEFSYNSTFNVHMRTHTDERPFECTTCGKRFRQLPHLQDHERIHSGLRPFCCWICGKSFSVAARLTEHARTHSGEKPYPCSHCPAAFRSRSNLDKHIRLHGDLPLETAEQAAHAAEVAHVQKVLEGGKVLSSLATTGEVDSGSVQTIYVLQGAEGGTETVMIPSDQLSGMDGTSQVVILPSSVLGTQTITVPTITMDGNEITMVETSQSSQHAIEFIVEETV, from the exons CAGCAGGTAATAAATATATCAAAGACAGTTGCAGTCCCACAGACTCAAGTCCAAGCAGGACACTCCTCCGTGCAACCTGTTAAGAGTGCACTCAAACAGGCCACAGATCAGCCCAGAATCCTCTACCAGTGTGGGGATTGTGATGAACTTTTCAAGAGCCTGGACCTTTGGCAGCAACACCGTAAAGAAGAGACATGTCAGCAGTCTGCCTCTGAGAGCAAGTCAAAACCTGATTCACAACTTGAGCCAGAGACCGCTTCAGCTCAGAGCTCCAGTTCAACTTTAAACCCAGATGATTCTTCGCTCTCGCAGAGTGAAACTAGCAAAAATCTTAAGCCAGAACCAGAGGAGAAATCCgtagcagaagaagagaggcagCAAGTTGCAGATACCACTTCAGCTCAGAGCTCTGATCCTGCTGTTTCTGAGGTGCCCCCTTCAACCTCTAATCCAGAGGATTCGTCTCCCAGGAAGAGAGGGGCAAACAAAAAGCCTAAGCCTGAACCAGTGCTACTGTGTGTGGATTGTGGCTCATGCTTTGGCCTGGTGTCTGAACTAGTGGCCCACCGCAAGACCCAACACGGCTTTGAGGAAGCTCTGCACCGCTGCTCAGTGTGTGGGGAAAGCTTTCTAAACACCACCCTTTTTCTCTACCACCGCAAGCAACACCGGCAGAAAGGCGAGGAAAAAGTGGTAGTGGTTCCTGAAGAGACATCGGAGGAAGTTTGTACTCAGAGCAATGGCACTGATGGGCAGGGACAGGATGCCACTCCCTCCACCACTTGTGTCACCTCAAAATTCACACAGCCTGAGTTGTTCATGTGCACCCAGTGTGGGCAGAGCTTCAGTGATGAGGCAGGGCTGGTCACCCATCGTAAGCAGAAGCATGACCTGAAGGAGCCACTACACAGTTGCCCCCATTGTGGCGAGAGCTTCATGAACACCACTCAGTACCTGTACCATCGCCGGCAGCACCGCTTCACATCAGGGACAGAGGTGGCGGATGGAGCTGAAACTGGTGATGAAACAGCCACCACTATACCTCAGGATATCCCACAGAGCTCAAAGCGGCTGCTTTCCCCTCCTGCCTCTGCTAGTGAATCAGTTTCACCCCTTCCTAAGAGAAGTAGGCCCTCTTTCAGGATCCTGAGCGGTGTTAATGTGCTCAAAG gaaacaagggTTCAGGCACCAGAGAGGACTCAGAGGGCAGCACTGCAGCAGACTCAGACAACACCAACCACCCTCCACCTGCCAAGCTGCTGCAGGATTGGGCCCGCACACCACTACCCCATGTTTGCCCTTACTGTGGCAAAACCTTCACCCGACGCGTCTTCCTCCGCACCCATGTCTACAGCCACACTGGAGAAAAGCTCTTCACGTGCAAG GTGTGCACAAAGTCCTTCACTAACTCCCAGAGCCTGCTGCGCCACAGCATGAGCCATACGGGCGACAAGCCCTTCAGCTGCGATGTTTGTGACAAAAACTTCTCCCAGGCAGCCACCCTGAAGAGACACCAACGCATTCACACATCAACACTGCCTCGGCGCAAGCGTGGACGCAAACCG GTGTGTACTTTGGACAATGAGGGAGCTGCTCATCTCTTCCCTTGTCCTCACTGCCCCTCACGGTTCAACACGGAGGATCAGCTTAACCATCACAA ACTGCTTCACACCAGCCATCCATTCCCTTGTCCAGAATGTGGAGAAGCCTTCAAACGCAGGAAAGACCTGGACCTGCACTCGCTCACTCATCAAG ACAAGCAGCCAGCGACATGTCTTCACTGTTCATCCCAGTTTGTGAACCAGTCAGTGCTGGAAATCCACATGCAGCGTTGCCCtaccacagaggaggagaagaataCTGGTCGTGGACGGGGTCAAGGCCGGGGACGAAGCACTGGACAG ATTGAGTGTGACCTATGCGGCCACCGTTGCATGACCCAGGAGGGCCTCGACCTCCATCGGTTATCCCACACGGGCCAGACACCTCTCAAATGCCCAGTGAGACCTTGCCGCCGCCGATTTACCTCCAACAGTGCCCTGGAGGAGCACGTGCTGGCCCATTTCCAAGGAACGCTCAGCAAGTCCAGAAACCGACCCCGCTTCCGTTGTCAGATTTGCCACAAGGAATTTTCCTACAATTCCACCTTCAATGTTCACATGAGGACACATACTGATGAGAGGCCCTTTGAG TGCACCACATGTGGCAAGCGCTTCCGCCAGCTGCCCCATCTGCAGGACCATGAGCGCATCCACAGTGGCCTGCGGCCTTTCTGCTGCTGGATTTGCGGCAAGAGTTTCAGCGTGGCCGCCCGGCTCACTGAGCATGCCCGCACCCACAGTGGGGAGAAGCCCTACCCCTGTTCCCACTGCCCTGCTGCCTTCCGCTCTCGCTCCAACCTGGATAAACACATCCGGCTGCACGGAGACCTGCCTCTGGAGACCGCTGAGCAGGCAGCACATGCAGCTGAGGTTGCCCATGTCCAGAAGGTGCTGGAGGGGGGCAAGGTGCTGTCTTCTCTGGCCACCACAGGGGAGGTTGATTCTGGCTCAGTGCAGACCATCTATGTACTGCAGGGGGCCGAAGGAGGCACTGAGACAGTCATGATCCCGTCTGATCAGCTCAGTGGCATGGATGGCACCTCACAGGTCGTCATCCTGCCCTCCTCTGTTCTGGGAACTCAGACCATTACTGTTCCCACAATCACCATGGATGGAAATGAAATCACCATGGTGGAGACAAGCCAGTCGTCACAGCATGCCATTGAGTTCATTGTGGAGGAGACTGTATGA
- the znf574 gene encoding zinc finger protein 574 isoform X4, which translates to MESSSVYMCFPCYQEFNTLEEVLEHQLTCTAEDEQPDTSGTTPVTVPLLQTRQQVINISKTVAVPQTQVQAGHSSVQPVKSALKQATDQPRILYQCGDCDELFKSLDLWQQHRKEETCQQSASESKSKPDSQLEPETASAQSSSSTLNPDDSSLSQSETSKNLKPEPEEKSVAEEERQQVADTTSAQSSDPAVSEVPPSTSNPEDSSPRKRGANKKPKPEPVLLCVDCGSCFGLVSELVAHRKTQHGFEEALHRCSVCGESFLNTTLFLYHRKQHRQKGEEKVVVVPEETSEEVCTQSNGTDGQGQDATPSTTCVTSKFTQPELFMCTQCGQSFSDEAGLVTHRKQKHDLKEPLHSCPHCGESFMNTTQYLYHRRQHRFTSGTEVADGAETGDETATTIPQDIPQSSKRLLSPPASASESVSPLPKRSRPSFRILSGVNVLKGNKGSGTREDSEGSTAADSDNTNHPPPAKLLQDWARTPLPHVCPYCGKTFTRRVFLRTHVYSHTGEKLFTCKVCTKSFTNSQSLLRHSMSHTGDKPFSCDVCDKNFSQAATLKRHQRIHTSTLPRRKRGRKPVCTLDNEGAAHLFPCPHCPSRFNTEDQLNHHKLLHTSHPFPCPECGEAFKRRKDLDLHSLTHQDKQPATCLHCSSQFVNQSVLEIHMQRCPTTEEEKNTGRGRGQGRGRSTGQIECDLCGHRCMTQEGLDLHRLSHTGQTPLKCPVRPCRRRFTSNSALEEHVLAHFQGTLSKSRNRPRFRCQICHKEFSYNSTFNVHMRTHTDERPFECTTCGKRFRQLPHLQDHERIHSGLRPFCCWICGKSFSVAARLTEHARTHSGEKPYPCSHCPAAFRSRSNLDKHIRLHGDLPLETAEQAAHAAEVAHVQKVLEGGKVLSSLATTGEVDSGSVQTIYVLQGAEGGTETVMIPSDQLSGMDGTSQVVILPSSVLGTQTITVPTITMDGNEITMVETSQSSQHAIEFIVEETV; encoded by the exons CAGCAGGTAATAAATATATCAAAGACAGTTGCAGTCCCACAGACTCAAGTCCAAGCAGGACACTCCTCCGTGCAACCTGTTAAGAGTGCACTCAAACAGGCCACAGATCAGCCCAGAATCCTCTACCAGTGTGGGGATTGTGATGAACTTTTCAAGAGCCTGGACCTTTGGCAGCAACACCGTAAAGAAGAGACATGTCAGCAGTCTGCCTCTGAGAGCAAGTCAAAACCTGATTCACAACTTGAGCCAGAGACCGCTTCAGCTCAGAGCTCCAGTTCAACTTTAAACCCAGATGATTCTTCGCTCTCGCAGAGTGAAACTAGCAAAAATCTTAAGCCAGAACCAGAGGAGAAATCCgtagcagaagaagagaggcagCAAGTTGCAGATACCACTTCAGCTCAGAGCTCTGATCCTGCTGTTTCTGAGGTGCCCCCTTCAACCTCTAATCCAGAGGATTCGTCTCCCAGGAAGAGAGGGGCAAACAAAAAGCCTAAGCCTGAACCAGTGCTACTGTGTGTGGATTGTGGCTCATGCTTTGGCCTGGTGTCTGAACTAGTGGCCCACCGCAAGACCCAACACGGCTTTGAGGAAGCTCTGCACCGCTGCTCAGTGTGTGGGGAAAGCTTTCTAAACACCACCCTTTTTCTCTACCACCGCAAGCAACACCGGCAGAAAGGCGAGGAAAAAGTGGTAGTGGTTCCTGAAGAGACATCGGAGGAAGTTTGTACTCAGAGCAATGGCACTGATGGGCAGGGACAGGATGCCACTCCCTCCACCACTTGTGTCACCTCAAAATTCACACAGCCTGAGTTGTTCATGTGCACCCAGTGTGGGCAGAGCTTCAGTGATGAGGCAGGGCTGGTCACCCATCGTAAGCAGAAGCATGACCTGAAGGAGCCACTACACAGTTGCCCCCATTGTGGCGAGAGCTTCATGAACACCACTCAGTACCTGTACCATCGCCGGCAGCACCGCTTCACATCAGGGACAGAGGTGGCGGATGGAGCTGAAACTGGTGATGAAACAGCCACCACTATACCTCAGGATATCCCACAGAGCTCAAAGCGGCTGCTTTCCCCTCCTGCCTCTGCTAGTGAATCAGTTTCACCCCTTCCTAAGAGAAGTAGGCCCTCTTTCAGGATCCTGAGCGGTGTTAATGTGCTCAAAG gaaacaagggTTCAGGCACCAGAGAGGACTCAGAGGGCAGCACTGCAGCAGACTCAGACAACACCAACCACCCTCCACCTGCCAAGCTGCTGCAGGATTGGGCCCGCACACCACTACCCCATGTTTGCCCTTACTGTGGCAAAACCTTCACCCGACGCGTCTTCCTCCGCACCCATGTCTACAGCCACACTGGAGAAAAGCTCTTCACGTGCAAG GTGTGCACAAAGTCCTTCACTAACTCCCAGAGCCTGCTGCGCCACAGCATGAGCCATACGGGCGACAAGCCCTTCAGCTGCGATGTTTGTGACAAAAACTTCTCCCAGGCAGCCACCCTGAAGAGACACCAACGCATTCACACATCAACACTGCCTCGGCGCAAGCGTGGACGCAAACCG GTGTGTACTTTGGACAATGAGGGAGCTGCTCATCTCTTCCCTTGTCCTCACTGCCCCTCACGGTTCAACACGGAGGATCAGCTTAACCATCACAA ACTGCTTCACACCAGCCATCCATTCCCTTGTCCAGAATGTGGAGAAGCCTTCAAACGCAGGAAAGACCTGGACCTGCACTCGCTCACTCATCAAG ACAAGCAGCCAGCGACATGTCTTCACTGTTCATCCCAGTTTGTGAACCAGTCAGTGCTGGAAATCCACATGCAGCGTTGCCCtaccacagaggaggagaagaataCTGGTCGTGGACGGGGTCAAGGCCGGGGACGAAGCACTGGACAG ATTGAGTGTGACCTATGCGGCCACCGTTGCATGACCCAGGAGGGCCTCGACCTCCATCGGTTATCCCACACGGGCCAGACACCTCTCAAATGCCCAGTGAGACCTTGCCGCCGCCGATTTACCTCCAACAGTGCCCTGGAGGAGCACGTGCTGGCCCATTTCCAAGGAACGCTCAGCAAGTCCAGAAACCGACCCCGCTTCCGTTGTCAGATTTGCCACAAGGAATTTTCCTACAATTCCACCTTCAATGTTCACATGAGGACACATACTGATGAGAGGCCCTTTGAG TGCACCACATGTGGCAAGCGCTTCCGCCAGCTGCCCCATCTGCAGGACCATGAGCGCATCCACAGTGGCCTGCGGCCTTTCTGCTGCTGGATTTGCGGCAAGAGTTTCAGCGTGGCCGCCCGGCTCACTGAGCATGCCCGCACCCACAGTGGGGAGAAGCCCTACCCCTGTTCCCACTGCCCTGCTGCCTTCCGCTCTCGCTCCAACCTGGATAAACACATCCGGCTGCACGGAGACCTGCCTCTGGAGACCGCTGAGCAGGCAGCACATGCAGCTGAGGTTGCCCATGTCCAGAAGGTGCTGGAGGGGGGCAAGGTGCTGTCTTCTCTGGCCACCACAGGGGAGGTTGATTCTGGCTCAGTGCAGACCATCTATGTACTGCAGGGGGCCGAAGGAGGCACTGAGACAGTCATGATCCCGTCTGATCAGCTCAGTGGCATGGATGGCACCTCACAGGTCGTCATCCTGCCCTCCTCTGTTCTGGGAACTCAGACCATTACTGTTCCCACAATCACCATGGATGGAAATGAAATCACCATGGTGGAGACAAGCCAGTCGTCACAGCATGCCATTGAGTTCATTGTGGAGGAGACTGTATGA
- the znf574 gene encoding zinc finger protein 574 isoform X2 has product MKWQTERETLGKVSTCAATCMVKITISPGSAHAMESSSVYMCFPCYQEFNTLEEVLEHQLTCTAEDEQPDTSGTTPVTVPLLQTRQVINISKTVAVPQTQVQAGHSSVQPVKSALKQATDQPRILYQCGDCDELFKSLDLWQQHRKEETCQQSASESKSKPDSQLEPETASAQSSSSTLNPDDSSLSQSETSKNLKPEPEEKSVAEEERQQVADTTSAQSSDPAVSEVPPSTSNPEDSSPRKRGANKKPKPEPVLLCVDCGSCFGLVSELVAHRKTQHGFEEALHRCSVCGESFLNTTLFLYHRKQHRQKGEEKVVVVPEETSEEVCTQSNGTDGQGQDATPSTTCVTSKFTQPELFMCTQCGQSFSDEAGLVTHRKQKHDLKEPLHSCPHCGESFMNTTQYLYHRRQHRFTSGTEVADGAETGDETATTIPQDIPQSSKRLLSPPASASESVSPLPKRSRPSFRILSGVNVLKGNKGSGTREDSEGSTAADSDNTNHPPPAKLLQDWARTPLPHVCPYCGKTFTRRVFLRTHVYSHTGEKLFTCKVCTKSFTNSQSLLRHSMSHTGDKPFSCDVCDKNFSQAATLKRHQRIHTSTLPRRKRGRKPVCTLDNEGAAHLFPCPHCPSRFNTEDQLNHHKLLHTSHPFPCPECGEAFKRRKDLDLHSLTHQDKQPATCLHCSSQFVNQSVLEIHMQRCPTTEEEKNTGRGRGQGRGRSTGQIECDLCGHRCMTQEGLDLHRLSHTGQTPLKCPVRPCRRRFTSNSALEEHVLAHFQGTLSKSRNRPRFRCQICHKEFSYNSTFNVHMRTHTDERPFECTTCGKRFRQLPHLQDHERIHSGLRPFCCWICGKSFSVAARLTEHARTHSGEKPYPCSHCPAAFRSRSNLDKHIRLHGDLPLETAEQAAHAAEVAHVQKVLEGGKVLSSLATTGEVDSGSVQTIYVLQGAEGGTETVMIPSDQLSGMDGTSQVVILPSSVLGTQTITVPTITMDGNEITMVETSQSSQHAIEFIVEETV; this is encoded by the exons CAGGTAATAAATATATCAAAGACAGTTGCAGTCCCACAGACTCAAGTCCAAGCAGGACACTCCTCCGTGCAACCTGTTAAGAGTGCACTCAAACAGGCCACAGATCAGCCCAGAATCCTCTACCAGTGTGGGGATTGTGATGAACTTTTCAAGAGCCTGGACCTTTGGCAGCAACACCGTAAAGAAGAGACATGTCAGCAGTCTGCCTCTGAGAGCAAGTCAAAACCTGATTCACAACTTGAGCCAGAGACCGCTTCAGCTCAGAGCTCCAGTTCAACTTTAAACCCAGATGATTCTTCGCTCTCGCAGAGTGAAACTAGCAAAAATCTTAAGCCAGAACCAGAGGAGAAATCCgtagcagaagaagagaggcagCAAGTTGCAGATACCACTTCAGCTCAGAGCTCTGATCCTGCTGTTTCTGAGGTGCCCCCTTCAACCTCTAATCCAGAGGATTCGTCTCCCAGGAAGAGAGGGGCAAACAAAAAGCCTAAGCCTGAACCAGTGCTACTGTGTGTGGATTGTGGCTCATGCTTTGGCCTGGTGTCTGAACTAGTGGCCCACCGCAAGACCCAACACGGCTTTGAGGAAGCTCTGCACCGCTGCTCAGTGTGTGGGGAAAGCTTTCTAAACACCACCCTTTTTCTCTACCACCGCAAGCAACACCGGCAGAAAGGCGAGGAAAAAGTGGTAGTGGTTCCTGAAGAGACATCGGAGGAAGTTTGTACTCAGAGCAATGGCACTGATGGGCAGGGACAGGATGCCACTCCCTCCACCACTTGTGTCACCTCAAAATTCACACAGCCTGAGTTGTTCATGTGCACCCAGTGTGGGCAGAGCTTCAGTGATGAGGCAGGGCTGGTCACCCATCGTAAGCAGAAGCATGACCTGAAGGAGCCACTACACAGTTGCCCCCATTGTGGCGAGAGCTTCATGAACACCACTCAGTACCTGTACCATCGCCGGCAGCACCGCTTCACATCAGGGACAGAGGTGGCGGATGGAGCTGAAACTGGTGATGAAACAGCCACCACTATACCTCAGGATATCCCACAGAGCTCAAAGCGGCTGCTTTCCCCTCCTGCCTCTGCTAGTGAATCAGTTTCACCCCTTCCTAAGAGAAGTAGGCCCTCTTTCAGGATCCTGAGCGGTGTTAATGTGCTCAAAG gaaacaagggTTCAGGCACCAGAGAGGACTCAGAGGGCAGCACTGCAGCAGACTCAGACAACACCAACCACCCTCCACCTGCCAAGCTGCTGCAGGATTGGGCCCGCACACCACTACCCCATGTTTGCCCTTACTGTGGCAAAACCTTCACCCGACGCGTCTTCCTCCGCACCCATGTCTACAGCCACACTGGAGAAAAGCTCTTCACGTGCAAG GTGTGCACAAAGTCCTTCACTAACTCCCAGAGCCTGCTGCGCCACAGCATGAGCCATACGGGCGACAAGCCCTTCAGCTGCGATGTTTGTGACAAAAACTTCTCCCAGGCAGCCACCCTGAAGAGACACCAACGCATTCACACATCAACACTGCCTCGGCGCAAGCGTGGACGCAAACCG GTGTGTACTTTGGACAATGAGGGAGCTGCTCATCTCTTCCCTTGTCCTCACTGCCCCTCACGGTTCAACACGGAGGATCAGCTTAACCATCACAA ACTGCTTCACACCAGCCATCCATTCCCTTGTCCAGAATGTGGAGAAGCCTTCAAACGCAGGAAAGACCTGGACCTGCACTCGCTCACTCATCAAG ACAAGCAGCCAGCGACATGTCTTCACTGTTCATCCCAGTTTGTGAACCAGTCAGTGCTGGAAATCCACATGCAGCGTTGCCCtaccacagaggaggagaagaataCTGGTCGTGGACGGGGTCAAGGCCGGGGACGAAGCACTGGACAG ATTGAGTGTGACCTATGCGGCCACCGTTGCATGACCCAGGAGGGCCTCGACCTCCATCGGTTATCCCACACGGGCCAGACACCTCTCAAATGCCCAGTGAGACCTTGCCGCCGCCGATTTACCTCCAACAGTGCCCTGGAGGAGCACGTGCTGGCCCATTTCCAAGGAACGCTCAGCAAGTCCAGAAACCGACCCCGCTTCCGTTGTCAGATTTGCCACAAGGAATTTTCCTACAATTCCACCTTCAATGTTCACATGAGGACACATACTGATGAGAGGCCCTTTGAG TGCACCACATGTGGCAAGCGCTTCCGCCAGCTGCCCCATCTGCAGGACCATGAGCGCATCCACAGTGGCCTGCGGCCTTTCTGCTGCTGGATTTGCGGCAAGAGTTTCAGCGTGGCCGCCCGGCTCACTGAGCATGCCCGCACCCACAGTGGGGAGAAGCCCTACCCCTGTTCCCACTGCCCTGCTGCCTTCCGCTCTCGCTCCAACCTGGATAAACACATCCGGCTGCACGGAGACCTGCCTCTGGAGACCGCTGAGCAGGCAGCACATGCAGCTGAGGTTGCCCATGTCCAGAAGGTGCTGGAGGGGGGCAAGGTGCTGTCTTCTCTGGCCACCACAGGGGAGGTTGATTCTGGCTCAGTGCAGACCATCTATGTACTGCAGGGGGCCGAAGGAGGCACTGAGACAGTCATGATCCCGTCTGATCAGCTCAGTGGCATGGATGGCACCTCACAGGTCGTCATCCTGCCCTCCTCTGTTCTGGGAACTCAGACCATTACTGTTCCCACAATCACCATGGATGGAAATGAAATCACCATGGTGGAGACAAGCCAGTCGTCACAGCATGCCATTGAGTTCATTGTGGAGGAGACTGTATGA